In Rhodococcus qingshengii JCM 15477, the sequence CTGGGACAGTATGTGTGGGAATCACGCGCTCCGCGCAAGGGCTCCCAGCGCGGCCGCGGTCATGGCTGTAACACCTTCGGGTAGGGCCGCGGCGGGATCTGGGGCGAAGCGCGGTGAATGATTGGACGGCGTGCCGGGTGGTATCCGTCCCTCAGCGAGCGCGGCAAGGGCGGTTCCGTCGAAACTTTGAAGTGCCGTTCCGCCGAAATGCCAGAATACGGAGGGGCATTGGGCGGCGGTGCCGAAGATGCCGAAGTCCTCGCTACCCGAAAGTGGTTGTGACAGAGTATGCATTCCCAAGCCGGCCTGTCGCAGGTCGGACATCACCGTGGACGTGGCGTCCGGAGTGTTGACCGTGGCCGGAAAGCCGTTGTACGCATGAACGTCCGGCGCGTCGGTGGCGCCTGCCCCGTCAGCTTCTGCGCGAGCGATCCTGCCCACCGATTCGAGCATGTGATCTCGCGACGACGCACTGAAAGTTCGCAGGCTGAGTAGCAGTTCGGCGTCGTCGGCAATGATGTTCGCAGCTGTGCCGGCGTGCAAGGCTCCCACCGTGAGCACAGGTGCTGTCGGGGTTGCCGCTTCATGAGCGACCAGACTTTGAATGCGCAGCGCGAAAGACGCTGCCATCAACAAAGGGTCGATGCATGCGTACGGTGATGACGCGTGTCCACCACGGCCGTGAAAGACCACTCGTATCGTGTCGGATGCTGCCATCAAGATGTCGGGTTTGCTGACCAACATCCCCGCCGGAGTCGGGCCCACGTGCTGTCCCAGGCAGAGGTCCGGTCGTGGGAAGCGGTCGAAGATTCCGTCGTCGACCATCGCACGCGCGCCGGAGCCGGTCTCCTCAGCAGGCTGGAAGACCGCGACAACAGTCCCGGTGATCGATGTCGGATCCGCGGAAAGTGCTGCGCACGTGGCAAGTAGCGCGGTTACGTGGACATCGTGGCCACACGCATGCATGACTCCATCAGTTCTGGAGGCGTAGGACAGCCCGGTGTCTTCTGCCACCGGCAACGCGTCCATGTCGGCGCGTAGCAGGATCACCGGACCGCTGCTCCCTTCGAGAACACCGACGACACCCGTACCGCCGACCCCGACCGTGACGTCCCAGCCACCGATTCGCCGAAGTTCCTCGGCAACAATTGCGGCGGTGCGAGTTTCGTCGCCGGACAACTCGGGGTGTGCGTGTAGGTCCCGGTAGAGCTCGAACCAGTGCGGCTCGACGGTTCGCAACCGCGACGGGTCTCCGAACTCGAGATTCGAAAGCAGTTGATTCATGGTTGATCTTCTTTCAGTTGGCGGTTTTCAGTTGCACCAGGTTCAGCATCTTTTCCCGGGTTTGTGGTGCTGCCATGACCGCGACGATCGCCACGACAGGCCCGAGCGCGAGAGATACGAACGCCGCTGAC encodes:
- a CDS encoding amidohydrolase, translated to MNQLLSNLEFGDPSRLRTVEPHWFELYRDLHAHPELSGDETRTAAIVAEELRRIGGWDVTVGVGGTGVVGVLEGSSGPVILLRADMDALPVAEDTGLSYASRTDGVMHACGHDVHVTALLATCAALSADPTSITGTVVAVFQPAEETGSGARAMVDDGIFDRFPRPDLCLGQHVGPTPAGMLVSKPDILMAASDTIRVVFHGRGGHASSPYACIDPLLMAASFALRIQSLVAHEAATPTAPVLTVGALHAGTAANIIADDAELLLSLRTFSASSRDHMLESVGRIARAEADGAGATDAPDVHAYNGFPATVNTPDATSTVMSDLRQAGLGMHTLSQPLSGSEDFGIFGTAAQCPSVFWHFGGTALQSFDGTALAALAEGRIPPGTPSNHSPRFAPDPAAALPEGVTAMTAAALGALARSA